In a single window of the Acyrthosiphon pisum isolate AL4f chromosome X, pea_aphid_22Mar2018_4r6ur, whole genome shotgun sequence genome:
- the LOC100574997 gene encoding general transcription factor II-I repeat domain-containing protein 2B-like, with protein MDESCDKTDTAQLCIFVRYFDNTSEQFVKEILTILPLLGTTCGEDIYKAVIEYFEKYKLDMKKLISLTTDGVPSMIGNKKNIFKHINDLNFKLQGKGKLVCHLLSEIKCFSRKMDLFCEDIENERLHFPNLNTVFDDAEDNNDIDLNQFINFIKKLKSEFEDRFTDFKKIENEDMSLKEKFTQVTNTLQYDQFWMKYVCSSKYPELKRLVSKLCTMFGSTYVCEAAFSKMNFIKNNFRSRLTDEHLNEMLKMIQYTYTSELMLVDTPLISKEGVS; from the exons ATGGATGAATCGTGTGATAAGACTGATACAGCTCAGTTGTGTATTTTTGTACGATATTTCGACAATACCAGTGAACAGTTtgttaaagaaatattaactattttaccaCTTTTAGGGACCACTTGTGGTGAAGACATATATAAAGCTGTTATAgaatatttcgaaaaatataaattagatatgAAAAAACTTATTTCATTAACAACAGACGGCGTGCCATCGAtgattggaaataaaaaaa atatatttaaacatatcaacgatttaaatttcaaactacAAGGTAAAGGAAAATTAGTGTGCCATCTACTGTCAGAAATCAAATGTTTTTCAAGGAAAATGGATCTCTTTTGCGAAGATATAGAAAACGAACGTTTGCACTTTCCTAACTTAAATACTGTTTTTGATGACGCTgaagataataatgatattgatcTCAATcagttcattaattttataaagaaacTTAAATCTGAATTTGAAGATAGATTTactgatttcaaaaaaattgagaat GAAGACATGAGTTTAAAGGAGAAATTTACTCAAGTCACCAACACTTTACAGTACGATCAATTCTGGATGAAATACGTTTGTTCAAGTAAATACCCAGAACTAAAACGCCTGGTTTCAAAACTGTGTACAATGTTTGGATCAACATATGTTTGTGAAGCCGCTTTTTCTAAGATgaactttattaaaaacaatttcagaTCTCGGTTAACAGATGAACATCTTAACGA AATGTTGAAaatgattcaatatacatatacgtctgaATTGATGTTGGTGGATACTCCTCTGATCAGCAAAGAAGGTGTATCATGA